CGTAACACACTTGGCTAAATTCACTTACAGAGTAAAAACCTGTGGATAAGAACCTAAAATTAAAGAACATGTTAGGctaaaagtttcattttaaaccccATTTTCAtgagaacctatttagcctaaaatttttaataggttcttttacaaaaaagaaggcaCAGATgaaagcagagaaaaaaaaatagtctaGGTTTCTCTCATATTAAGATTTAAGAAAGAACAAATAAGAACCATATAATGTCTTGGCAACACAGCATTTTATGGACACTGTAGCATGAAACCATGCATGCTAGTACTTTGGAAAGATGAATTTCCTGTATGGTTATCATCTAAATTACattctagataattatttacAGTTAATACAGCATTATAATCCATATCACCCAACATATGCCCTGTAGTGGTTATCTGTGCTAATCGCTCGTGCCtctaaaaaattaagaacctattaatTTTAAGAACCTAAGTAGCCCACCACATGCCATAtctataagaacctatttcggctaagttggaaaaatctaggttcttatatgcgggtttttattgtatttggtgTTAGTTTATtacgtacatgtacatgttttaTTTGTTAACATAAGTCAAACTAAGGCAGCACAGAGCTGATGTGGACCTACAAATTATAAACCTAATGCTATCTGATATAACACTTCCAGTAATGActgtttaattaatttttcttatcACCGTTCCTCTTGATAACGTATAGATATTGCtgggagaaaattgacgttgggcactcctgggacttaaagggtaaaATATTTTGCTCTTTGATGATGTAGTCATCTTTGTGTTGTGGTTTCCTTTTAGCCTGGTTTAAAactccattttcttttcttaaatttatatattttcatacattataataacaaaggaaaatagaaaaatgtaaaccaaggataaaattgagtCACAACATCTGCATCAAGCATGCATTTACAAAGGAAATGAAGTTAGACAGTGGTTTACAGTAACATAGCATAAGACATAACCAATGCAGGGCTGTTCTCTAGCAGAGCACAGTGGCCtctggcgcctaacttttgctcttgggcgactagaaaatcttagttttttcatacaaatcatatgctgggcaccctacaGCTGTAGATTTCACACATTCAGAGCTCTGGGCTccctttaatttttgttaaagCACACCCTTGCAATAAGATTTAACATGATGATGTTTAAGCTTTTCAACTGTACATCTAATCTGAATACAAAACAGCCCGCATGGCAAGCGTTTCCATGCGGGGTTTAGAGCAATGGAAGACTGAGGAATGggattttcgttttttttttcacagtctGACTCTCATTCCTcattctttgctccgaaacacAAACTGaccataaaaatatttttctctggTCAAAACAACTATGAAATACACTGCACATGTGGTCTGTGACTTTAGTTTGTATGTTTCTGCATTGTGCATATCTATCAAGAAGCGTGGAAGAAAAGTGAACAGGCCGCAGTTGATCTCAGACAACTAATAGAGAATCATGCTGAGTAAAAGACTGCCAGCTTCTTCTGTTAGGTTTTCATGAGGAGACCTTCATAGGGTGTGTGTGCGAGTATAGAAGGGTACCAATGTACATGTGCTTTCATTATTTATGGCAAGTCAGTGCCAGCTTTCCAAAAGGGAAAAGATATTTTCTGAAGacactaataaattaaaacacacaaataaaacAGTGGTTTTATTACTGGATATAGAATATCCTTCATATAATTAATATAATTAATGTTTGGGTTTGAAAAATAACAACCACCTAGGAGACTGCATTGGttggaaaatgattttttgaagTACTTTCAGGATTGGAAAGACTGGGCCATGGGGCAGGAAGATGTCCCCTTATTAGAAAGGAAGTAGTATTTTATAAGTGATCAGACATGGAAGGGCTTATAAATCTGTGTCAAATCTTTTGTAGAAGTTGTAAAGTTTTCTCTTAATATTCCAGGAGTCAATTTTCTTGTGGCCACAAAGTTTAATCAAGATCTACTGGAGAAATTTTCGGGAAACTTAGGCAAAAGAGGGGAGCATATGGGGCATTCACATGTAAGGAATTTAGTCAGAGTTATAGCAATTGTGTTTTCAGTCAATCACATGCAATTAAGACTGTACGGCGCATTAAGCAAAGGGGAGATGCCTTGGAAGATCTTGATGCTGATTTACCATTGCCAAAGAATAAAAGAAGATAGTGATAAGTCTTTATGCTTACTCTCTTGGCTATGATAAGCAGTGCAACACGGTGAGTCTTCCCTGTGATGCTACATGTATATTtgattttgttctgttttcaaCAACTAGGCTTGATTTTGCAATACCGGTATTTTGCAACAGACAACTTCCATTGCACCATGTTTCAGGGCTGAATTATGTTTGGTAAAAGTTTATTGAGTGAACGTTTTCATAATACAGCTGGTGAAAATTATTAActgatatttttcttcttcagttATTGTCACCCTTTCATTGTTGTATTGACTGTAATGAgaattacatgtacatatgtATTAAAGTGGTGGTGATATTGAATAAAATGTGTCTTCATTGAAACAACTCTTTGTATCTATCATTTAAAAATGATACATGTAATGCCATACAGGACTATCAAGAGTATGCTCAGTTTACTTTTAAGGCTTGTAACATGATCAAgttgaaaaacaaagaagactGTGAAGAAAACGTAACATGATTTTAACCCGCTATTTTGGTGctttcttcatttatttttaccAGACTGTACTATTTGCATTGTTTATCACAacttaaattaatatttaaaaaaaaaatcttttgtgAAGAGAATTAACCCTAATTACTTAAGGCTTGTATATTTATATTACAAGGTACAGTGTAGGTTAAATTCTTACACTACTTCAAAGCTTACATTGTAAACATCCTTATCGAATGCAAACTTCTTTGAATGACGGAGCATATGAATAGTCAATACACAAATGGCGCATTTGATTCTATGAATTCGATCATTTTCGATCGAAATTTATTAGATCAAAAATACATCTCTCATTTCTGTAACTATGCCTTAGCCACAATTTCATCTTAAAATGATCATTCAATCGTGGATTTCAACAGATATAAGCAAGGGACTTCTCAATATATGCGGTCCAAAAAGGTCGTCAAATGTAGGGAAATTTGTTCTTGCAGAGGCTTCTTTTGGGACGCGATTTTCTCAAAAATAAGTGTAAACAACACAAATTAGTAACAACAAGTACTTACCGTGAAGGTTTCATTATGGGTTTGCGGGGTCGCCATTGCTGTgtaacaacaaacaaagaaaataatattggtTAAACCTTTAACTAGTGCTAAAACCAGAGGGGAAAGAACACAAAAAGGACAACAAACCCTACATTTCGACTGGCTTACGCGTTTATTTCGCCATCTTTTCGTCACAAGTTTCCACTGTGATGGAACCAGCAGACACCAGCTTGGAGCACGAAACAACCAATCGGCAATGAGAAATCAGCCCACGTGACttaagtttcctatccagtctttctattatccatggtgAAAGTTCTCAGTGGTGGAGACAATCTAACATATGAAAGGAGGCCCAATCTGCAATGCAAGATGCTGGGACTCCCTGGCCACAACTAGAAGGCCAAATGGAGTGGACGCAGGTAttgctttgaaacaaaaattagtaaaatttcaCAATATCTAGCACTTCTGCATGTGTAGTTCCAGGAAAACTACATACTACCATGTACAGAAAAGATAGGAAATTCCTGGGGTAAAGGGGAAGGGGCAGAGGTGTTATCAAAGACCTCAACCTTTGAAGAGAATTATAAAGATcaataatttgaaattttaaggaggtggaggagggggCCTTAGTGATGTTTTTGAGACTGTAGgtgacaagacaagacaatgctatatttggagtcttatacagtcctatgtacatcAACTTTTTcctaataatttaaaatcataacacaaattgcacactagtggaACTATAGTCAGTGTTGTAGTTTCCACTTCAATATTTTtgcccccacccctacccctaAAGAAAGAATTTAAACCCTTAGAGAGATATATTTCGTCTTGGCAGGTCATATGGCATCATTTCTACGATACCACAAGGGTCAGTACTAGGCCCGCTGTTGTTCCTACAATACATTAATGACCTGCCAAAGGTCTAACCTCTACAGTTAAGCTGTTTGCCGATGACACTTTCTTGTACGGAGTGGTGGTTGAAGACTCAGATTGCGACAATCTCCAAGACGATGTCAACAAACTACAAATCGGGCAAAATGAGTGGCAGATGCAATTTAACCCTTCTAAATGCCACATCATCTGCATTTTAAACAAGCAAAGACCTCCTCAACAGTCACATTTTTTCTGTGAGTCCAAACTCGAACAAGAAGACTCTGCATCGTACCTAGGAATTACTGTTAACAGTAAATTAAAGTGGTCTGAACACATCTCATCTATCTCAAGCAAGGCAAGTCGATCCTCGGGGTTGATCAAGAGAAATCTCTGGAACTGCCACAGGAAAGTACATGAAACAGCCAAAACCAGCATTGTCCGACCCAAACTGGAGTGTGCAAGTGTCTTGTGGGACCCACACTACGAAAAAGAACTTCAACCTTGGAGAGAGTTGAGAAAAGCTGCTCGTTTTTGCCTTCAAACCTTCGACAAAACAGCAAGTGTGACAGACATGTTATCTGATCTGAAATGGGACACATTAAAACAAGACGAAAGAAAAACAGATTGACTTTAATGTATAAAATTAGTCATAATCTAGTAGACATAAACACAGAAGAACACTTAATACCAAACAGAGAATTAAGAACATGCAACAGCCATGCTTTTAAGTATAGAATGCCAAAAGTTTCTAAGGACGtctttaagttttccttttttcctacaTCAATAACAGAGTGGAATTCACTGCCCGCTGACTTAGTTAATTGCAAGTCATTATCTGATTTTAAGTTAAACTTAGGAAAGCACGTGAAAtacgttaagtaaattataattttaattatcaTCTATTTATTTTGGTATCTGACATATTTACTTTTATTCAACTTATGCATATGtacatatatgtatatatatatatatatattttattttagcttTCATTACAGTTGATGTGATGTCTTACAAGAttttatcaacttaataaaTGTAGAGGTAGATACCTGCAATAAGTCTGCTAGAGACAGTGGAACATTGTATGCCATGAGAAATTCAATTGATGCCAAAAATGTGTCCAATGACCCCACAACCATTACTATGCTTCTACTAGGTTCATAATCAAAGTCAAAGATGTCTATTTAATCAATGGAACATTAGTAGATTTTGGAATGGCAAGTGTGGGAGAAAAgctaataaaaaacatttttgaaggCAGTGGACTTTATGTAGAAAGCAAAAGAAAGTATGTGGTTACAGTTATCACAGATTTTCTGGAAGagcattttgttgaaaataaataaataaatatgcgGTGCCAGCTTTCCTCCCTTGCAGCCAGTGGCTGAATTGTGGAGAAACCAGAGAGGTGAGATCGGACATCAGCACTCTTGCAGCCACATCAGTCCATGTTTTGGTCACACCTCGCCCAGCCAGACTGACGATGGGAAAGTCCGATAGACCATGACAGCGAGGCCTACATCCCCTACTCTCTTCAAACAATGTCAcaggttcttttacgtccccttCTAACTGAAGTACAAGGATGAAGAAGACAAGGCCAATGGCTTAATGTCATCGCCCAACGACACAATCGAGTGAACTGAGAAAGGGGTTTCAAAGTTAGCTTGATGTCACCAGTTTTTTAACCTTGGTTGATGGTCCGGCAGGGTTTGAACCTCACGACCTCCCACTCAGCAGACTGGCGCtcttccaactgagctaacaGGTCAGCAGTTTACAGTGTACCAGAGTTGAGCCACAATGCACCCTTAAGCAATGATCTTAAGTGTCAAGTATGTAAGAAAGCCTACAAGAGGCCAGATGCcttgaaaaaaaggcaaaaaagagaAGCATGGGATCGCAGAAGTTAGTTAGCCTGAAACAAAACAGAGCTAGAATGTTGACAATGTGAGAACCAACGCCCCTCAGCTTCTCATATTGCTGTTACTGCGTCTAGACCACAATAATGCAATGAAAATGGGGACGATGAAAGTGTAATCAGGCTGTACAAATACTTTTGTCTCTACCTCAAGGTCTGCAACTGTTCTAAATACTCATTTGCCATGCTTTAACTTCAAGCCCAAGTCAATGCACTGTTAACTCCTAGATTTGCTTACTGACTCACTTGGAATAGGTTTGTCAACCATCAAAGGAAACCAGATGCAAACCATCCAATTGATCAGGAGATCGAGCATGATAATAAGTTTTAAGAATGACTGTCAAAGCTGTCAAGGTAAAATCACTGACAAATCTATCAAGGCAGTTAAAAGGAGCACAATGCCTTCTGACTAAATTCTCAGAACCATTGACAAAACTTCTGAAGTAAAAAGGCTCTGTGAGAAACACGCCATTATGTCCACACATGAAGTGGTGCTAGCTCTTGTAGAACATTTACTTCCTGCACAACTGTACAGCAATATCCCAGGAACAGATCTTCTGCAATACCAACAGCCTTCTAGATGCTATTGACTGTGAAAAGCTTGAGAAATGGATTAGTCCATCCTTGGATAACAAGGGGCAGCTAGTTGGGatgataaaatgttcgtggtgaaagttaaCTATAGGATTGAGAAGACAACTGGGCACTGACTCTTACCAAACACGTCCCtcaagcgtttgaattgcctgcttctgattggccataAAAATGTTTCTGGTCAATCACAGTAATCCCAGtaatattttctaatttttgaaagaACAACTTAGAATTATCGAAAACAGTTAGTGACAATTTCAGCACCATTTCCTTTTCTCCCTTACAGTGCTGGAAGACAGTTTTTGCATGTTATGTGTAGGTATACCAAATTACTCATGTACAAAGCGCAACCCATTTTTCAAGACGGTTTTCCAAAATTCTAATAACAGATGCTTTCGATAAgcatttaagaataaaaatcaatgataaaaattttgaatgacgtttcgatgactcgctcatcattttcaaattctaaaaagttaattgttaaaagttctttatatattaaGAATGGGTGTGAAGTCTTGTTGCACgtgattaaaaactacaatgtggAATGTAGTGAGTGTTAATTAGGTACTAAATAGTTTCGCTTTTATTGAGTCTGATTGAGTGTTCAGTTTGGGTTTCTTTTCCTGGATAAAAAGCATGTCGTAGATCAAGcattcaaatttcccacgacatTTCTTCAGTATAGTGAATTGGTTCAATGAGACATATAATGTTAACATCACCCAAGAGGATCTTGTCGAGCTTCTACGAGTGGCTACAAAACATCGACTGTTTCAATTCAACGGCCGTCTTTATGAACAAATTGATGGAGTAGTGATGGGGTCACCCCTAGGGCCACTCATGGCGAACACATTTACGTGTTCGATCGAGGAGAAACTGGAGAGCAAAGATAAGTTACCACCTTTTTACAAGAGATACGTGGATAACACCTTAAAGGATATTTCAACTGCTACGACTTTCCTAGCAACATTAAATGAGGCACACCCAGCAATCAGCTTCACGATAAAAgttgcaaacaacaacaaattaccTTTCATCGGAATGGAGCTCACAGATATTGGGAAACAGTTGGAAACATGTGTTTACaggaaaacaacaaataaacgcCTTCTCCTTCACTATCAAAGTCATGTTCACGCCCGTTACAAACGATCACTTCTTATGACTATGTTAAACCGTGCCCACTGTCTTTCATCTTCACCAGATATATTTGCTGAAGAATGTGACAACTTGAGAGGAATCTTCTTGAAACTGAAGTACCCAGAGAAGCTCATTAATTCCACCATAACTAGATTCATCGAGTCGCGAAATCAACAGCAGGTTTGCGATGTTCAAAGAAATGCACCCGTTCGGATTATTCTGCCATTCAAGAATCAAAGATCAGCCGACATTGTAGGTAGACAGCTGTCCAAtcttggaaagaaaataaacagtGATATACGCCCAGTTTTCACAAGCAAGAAAATTGCTGATGACATCAGAGTAGCTGAAGCCAAACCACCGTTAATAAATCAACAATGCATTGTTTACAAATTCAAATGTGATCTGTGTGATGCGGATTATGTTGGTTATACTCGCTGACACCTTTTCCAAGGCATTGATGAACAGAAGCACTCAGCTATTGAAAAACACCTACGTGACTCTCACAATCAGAAGAACAAAGACCTCACTGAACAATTCACTATACTGAAGAAATGTAGTGGGAAATTTGAATGCTTGATctacgaaatgctttttatccAGGAAAAGAAACCCGAACTGAACACTCAATCGGACTCAATAAAAGCGAAACTATTTAGTACCTAATTAACACTCACTACATTccacattgtagtttttaatcacGTGCAACAAGACTTCACACGCATTCttaatatataaagaacttttaacaatctaactttttagaatttgaaaatgatgagcgagtcatcgaaacgtcattcaaaatttttatcgttgatttttattcttaaatggttttccaaaaatataCTTAAAACCACCGcttttgcacaaaaaaaaaccaagagaTACCTCAGTGTAAAcgtttattaacaacaataaaatatacaaaGATATTACAGCTTCCCAGTATTGACATATTACAGGGTTGGATACAGACTAGTGCAACTAGTTTCCAGAAACTAGTCAGAAttgttaagaaatttaaaaaaaccctAAGAAATCCATGCAGAAGTCTCAACCGAAAGATGCCAATTCCCTAGtgtttaataataatacagaATTTGTTAATTCGAACTACACTACATTTTTTGCCAGCCTCCAGCGGACCAGCACCTTGAGTTTCACTGAGCCCCtcaccccttcccc
The sequence above is a segment of the Porites lutea chromosome 3, jaPorLute2.1, whole genome shotgun sequence genome. Coding sequences within it:
- the LOC140931931 gene encoding uncharacterized protein; its protein translation is MGSPLGPLMANTFTCSIEEKLESKDKLPPFYKRYVDNTLKDISTATTFLATLNEAHPAISFTIKVANNNKLPFIGMELTDIGKQLETCVYRKTTNKRLLLHYQSHVHARYKRSLLMTMLNRAHCLSSSPDIFAEECDNLRGIFLKLKYPEKLINSTITRFIESRNQQQVCDVQRNAPVRIILPFKNQRSADIVGRQLSNLGKKINSDIRPVFTSKKIADDIRVAEAKPPLINQQCIVYKFKCDLCDADYVGYTR